Proteins found in one Williamwhitmania taraxaci genomic segment:
- a CDS encoding lipocalin family protein, translating to MKNFHYLLILTIAVLSVFLFASFAEENISVNPIVKVWTLQSKTVAGVTVATTCDPNSKWDFKADGTYVITDNCDSIESGAWKLSDDAKTITLDGVTAYNVVESSVGSLVIETKVAEIGLIRWSFN from the coding sequence ATGAAAAACTTTCATTATTTGCTCATTTTAACTATTGCGGTATTATCTGTATTTCTCTTTGCATCTTTTGCAGAGGAAAATATATCAGTTAATCCGATAGTAAAAGTCTGGACTTTACAATCGAAGACTGTGGCAGGGGTGACTGTTGCAACAACCTGTGACCCGAATTCGAAGTGGGATTTTAAAGCCGATGGAACATACGTTATTACGGATAATTGTGACAGTATAGAATCGGGAGCGTGGAAATTGTCTGACGATGCCAAAACTATCACTTTGGACGGTGTTACTGCTTATAATGTTGTAGAAAGCAGTGTTGGTTCTCTCGTAATTGAAACGAAGGTAGCTGAAATTGGATTGATCCGATGGTCGTTTAATTAA